Proteins from a genomic interval of Rhodothermus marinus:
- a CDS encoding RNA polymerase sigma factor, with the protein MLHRTRIVKKTQRPRSEEAEQQDRLALLQQMSDEDLMEQFQAGTVEAFNILVERYSERLMHYLYGFLGDARRCEDLLQETFLRVYRNRHSYQRIAKFSTWLYTIAGNLARSEYRKRKRRRVYSIQSVNRDDEEYEIALPDETFSPDKHAESIIQDKYIQEALSSIPPDFREVVVLRDVQQLTYEEIAQITGLPMGTVKSRINRGRTKLQALLKDIYAPEEV; encoded by the coding sequence GTGCTGCATAGAACCCGCATCGTCAAGAAGACCCAGCGTCCGCGTTCGGAGGAAGCGGAACAGCAGGACCGTCTGGCGCTGCTTCAGCAGATGAGCGACGAGGACCTGATGGAGCAGTTCCAGGCGGGCACCGTCGAGGCGTTCAACATCCTGGTGGAACGCTACTCCGAGCGCCTGATGCACTACCTCTACGGCTTCCTCGGCGACGCCCGTCGTTGCGAGGACCTGCTGCAGGAAACCTTCCTGCGCGTCTACCGCAACCGGCACTCCTATCAGCGGATCGCCAAGTTCTCGACCTGGCTTTACACGATTGCCGGCAACCTGGCCCGCTCGGAGTACCGGAAGCGCAAGCGGCGGCGCGTCTACTCCATCCAGTCGGTCAATCGCGACGACGAGGAGTACGAAATCGCGCTGCCCGACGAGACGTTCTCGCCGGACAAGCACGCCGAAAGCATCATCCAGGACAAGTACATTCAGGAGGCGCTCAGCAGCATCCCGCCCGACTTCCGGGAAGTGGTCGTGCTGCGCGACGTGCAGCAGCTCACCTACGAGGAGATCGCCCAGATCACCGGGCTGCCTATGGGAACGGTCAAGAGCCGCATCAACCGTGGGCGCACGAAGCTGCAGGCGCTCCTGAAGGACATTTACGCCCCCGAGGAAGTCTGA